One window from the genome of Thermodesulfobacteriota bacterium encodes:
- the tsaA gene encoding tRNA (N6-threonylcarbamoyladenosine(37)-N6)-methyltransferase TrmO, whose protein sequence is MSGQKTVTMTPIGFLRTDARDIPRHWSLSREEGTIAIDQEYIEGLSDMKPGQKIIVLFWFDRSPAFLPRYLRQTPPHRREPLGVFSVCSPRRPNPIGLSVLTVLDIQHGNIRVRGIDMLDGTPILDIKPYITEAEDCPSYSEEEA, encoded by the coding sequence AGCGGGCAAAAGACGGTGACCATGACGCCGATCGGATTTCTGCGGACGGATGCCCGAGATATCCCCCGGCACTGGTCCCTGTCCCGGGAAGAGGGAACGATTGCCATCGATCAGGAATATATCGAGGGGTTGTCGGACATGAAACCGGGCCAGAAAATTATCGTTCTTTTCTGGTTTGACCGCAGTCCCGCTTTTTTGCCGCGCTATCTTCGGCAGACGCCGCCTCATCGCCGGGAGCCACTGGGCGTTTTTTCCGTCTGTTCGCCTCGGCGGCCCAATCCCATCGGGCTGTCCGTGCTGACCGTGCTGGATATCCAGCACGGCAATATCCGGGTCCGGGGAATTGATATGCTGGACGGAACGCCGATCCTGGATATAAAACCTTACATAACCGAAGCGGAAGATTGCCCCAGTTATTCGGAAGAAGAGGCATGA